A genomic stretch from Primulina huaijiensis isolate GDHJ02 chromosome 14, ASM1229523v2, whole genome shotgun sequence includes:
- the LOC140956674 gene encoding tryptophan synthase alpha chain-like: MAAAAIGTCSLRLKTERNISDPRFSPFSLTKKSLKPRPIMATIVSAPTLGISETFSRLKERGKVALIPYITAADPDLSTTAEALKVLDSCGSDIIELGMPYSDPLADGPVIQAAATRSLARGTNFEKIIAMLKEVVPQLSCPIALFSYYNPILKRGMEKFMTTLQDTGIHGLVVPDVPLEETEILRKETACKNIELVLLTTPTTPTGRMKAIVEASEGFVYLVSTVGVTGARASVSLKVESLLKEIKKATSKPVAVGFGISKPEHVKQVAGWGADGVIVGSAMVKLLGEAKSPEEGLKELELFTKNLKSALL, translated from the exons ATGGCCGCGGCGGCGATTGGAACTTGCTCCCTCCGTCTAAAGACCGAACGGAATATCTCCGACCCCCGCTTTTCTCCCTTTTCTTTAACCAAGAAATCACTCAAGCCTAGGCCCATTATGGCCACCATCGTATCTGCACCAACGTTGGGGATATCCGAAACTTTTTCAAGATTAAAAGAGCGCGGAAAA GTGGCGCTAATTCCGTACATTACAGCCGCTGATCCTGACCTCTCAACCACTGCAGAAGCACTGAAGGTCCTTGACTCCTGTGGTTCAGACATCATTGAATTGGGAATGCCATATTCAGACCCTTTGGCTGATGGTCCTGTTATACAG GCAGCTGCCACACGATCATTAGCTAGAGGAACCAACTTTGAGAAAATCATAGCAATGTTGAAGGAA GTAGTACCTCAATTGTCTTGTCCAATTGCATTATTCTCGTATTATAACCCAATACTCAAGCGTGGTATGGAGAAATTCATGACTACATTGCAAGATACAGGAATACATG GGCTTGTTGTTCCAGATGTCCCTCTGGAAGAGACAGAGATATTGAGGAAGGAAACCGCCTGTAAAAATATCGAGCTG GTACTGCTTACCACTCCAACAACTCCTACAGGACGAATGAAAGCCATCGTTGAAGCTTCAGAAGGATTTGTCTACCTT GTGAGCACAGTGGGAGTCACTGGAGCACGAGCGTCTGTTAGTTTGAAGGTGGAGTCTCTcctaaaagaaattaaaaag GCAACAAGCAAGCCGGTAGCGGTTGGTTTTGGCATATCAAAACCAGAACATGTGAAACAA gTGGCGGGATGGGGAGCAGATGGCGTGATTGTTGGTAGTGCTATGGTAAAACTATTGGGTGAAGCAAAATCTCCTGAAGAAGGATTAAAAGAACTGGAATTGTTCaccaaaaacttaaaatctgCACTGTTATGA
- the LOC140957864 gene encoding NADH dehydrogenase [ubiquinone] flavoprotein 2, mitochondrial-like: MLSRLASRRIPEIRQAFRQFPQPSRSFSTALNYHIDSPDNNPGISWEFSDANKEKVNEILSHYPSNYKRSAVIPLLDLAQQQHGGWLPVSAMNHVAKIVEVAPIRVFEVATFYSMFNRTKVGKYHLLVCGTTPCMIRGSREIEEALLKHLGVKRNEVTKDGLFSVGEMECMGCCVNAPMITVADYSNGSEGYAYNYYEDVTPKRVVELVEALRRGEKPPRGTQNPNRINSGPDGGNITLLGEPKAPPCRDLDAC, encoded by the exons ATGTTGAGCCGCCTCGCCTCTCGACGCATTCCTGAGATCCGTCAGGCCTTCCGTCAATTCCCCCAG CCATCGCGATCGTTTTCGACTGCCCTGAACTAT CATATTGATAGCCCAGACAATAATCCAGGCATTTCATGGGAATTCAGCGATGCAAACAAAGAAAAG GTTAACGAGATTTTATCTCACTATCCTTCCAACTATAAGCGATCTGCTGTCATTCCTTTACTGGATCTTGCACAACAGCAACATGGAGGCTGGCTCCCAGTTTCAGCCATGAATCAT GTTGCAAAAATTGTTGAAGTTGCCCCAATTCGCGTATTTGAGGTTGCAACCTTCTATTCGATGTTCAACCGAACAAAG GTTGGCAAATACCATCTTTTGGTATGTGGGACAACACCTTGCATGATACGTGGTTCTAGGGAAATTGAAGAAGCATTATTGAAACATCTTGGAGTAAAGCGCAATG AAGTAACCAAGGATGGCCTATTTTCTGTTGGAGAAATGGAATGCATG GGATGTTGTGTAAATGCTCCGATGATCACAGTTGCTGATTACTCTAATGGATCTGAGGGATATGCATACAATTATTAT GAAGATGTTACTCCTAAGCGAGTTGTTGAGCTGGTCGAGGCTTTGAGAAGAGGGGAAAAGCCACCG CGTGGCACGCAAAATCCAAATCGCATCAATTCTGGACCAGATGGTGGGAACATTACATTGCTAGGCGAGCCTAAGGCTCCTCCATGCCGGGATCTTGATGCATGCTGA
- the LOC140956758 gene encoding uncharacterized protein, translating to MQDPYMYSHIKAQVQQQPQFPEQEQLKCPRCDSPNTKFCYYNNYNLSQPRHFCKSCKRYWTKGGALRNIPVGGGSRKNAKRSSSASSSSSNNQQSKRPAASSSLSNNRNRNRNSNNSAAGSELLPLKGEDNYGPGQFGNLMDVSGSFISLLGSTSGQYGNFLGSNLAVGDHFGGPDQGHHGLGPQVIGMASRNSNNGDGFLNIEEGGGNGLPGLAIYTPCSNFH from the coding sequence ATGCAAGATCCGTATATGTATTCTCATATCAAAGCACAAGTGCAACAGCAGCCACAGTTCCCGGAGCAAGAGCAATTGAAGTGCCCAAGGTGTGATTCCCCTAACACCAAGTTTTGCTACTACAACAactacaatctgtctcagcctCGCCACTTCTGCAAGAGCTGCAAAAGGTACTGGACTAAAGGCGGCGCCTTGAGGAACATCCCCGTTGGCGGAGGCTCCCGGAAGAACGCCAAGCGGAGCTCCTCCGCTTCTTCCTCCTCTTCAAACAACCAGCAGAGCAAGCGCCCGGCAGCATCTTCATCGTTATCTAACAACAGAAACAGAAACAGAAACAGCAACAATTCTGCTGCAGGTTCCGAGTTATTGCCCCTCAAGGGAGAAGACAACTACGGGCCTGGGCAATTCGGAAACTTAATGGATGTGAGTGGGAGTTTCATCTCACTTCTGGGGTCTACCAGTGGGCAGTACGGTAATTTCCTCGGGTCAAATTTGGCGGTGGGTGATCATTTCGGAGGTCCAGATCAGGGCCACCATGGTTTGGGTCCTCAAGTAATTGGTATGGCGAGTCGCAATAGCAATAATGGCGATGGGTTCTTGAACATTGAGGAGGGTGGCGGAAATGGCTTGCCTGGTCTTGCTATTTATACACCATGCTCAAATTTTCACTAG